In Cloacibacterium caeni, a single window of DNA contains:
- a CDS encoding L-threonylcarbamoyladenylate synthase, with amino-acid sequence MAKILKIYPDNPQENYMNEVIKTLQDGGLIIYPSDTVYALGCDIYNVKAMEKLARLKNTTLDKAQFSIICNNLSHLSEFTRPIETSTFRLLKSKIPGPFTFILEANKNLPLAYKGKKTVGIRVPDHSIPQLIVEKLGHPIASTSIKDDDEVIEYSTDPELIAEKYDHLVDIVIDSGYGDNVASTIVDLTSGEPEILREGKGIL; translated from the coding sequence ATGGCAAAAATCCTGAAAATATATCCAGACAATCCTCAAGAAAATTACATGAACGAGGTGATTAAAACGCTGCAAGATGGTGGATTGATTATTTATCCTTCAGACACAGTTTATGCGTTGGGTTGCGATATTTACAATGTAAAAGCTATGGAAAAACTTGCTCGTCTTAAAAATACTACACTAGACAAAGCGCAATTTTCTATTATTTGTAACAATCTCAGCCATCTTTCAGAATTTACTCGTCCTATCGAAACGTCTACTTTCAGACTTTTAAAATCTAAAATTCCAGGACCTTTCACCTTTATTTTAGAAGCCAATAAAAATTTACCATTGGCTTACAAAGGCAAAAAAACCGTCGGAATTAGAGTTCCAGACCATTCTATTCCGCAGTTAATTGTGGAGAAATTAGGTCATCCAATCGCTTCTACTTCCATTAAAGATGATGACGAAGTCATTGAATATTCTACCGATCCAGAACTCATTGCAGAGAAATATGACCATTTGGTAGACATTGTCATCGATTCTGGCTATGGAGATAACGTAGCTTCTACCATCGTAGATTTAACCAGCGGCGAACCAGAAATCCTGAGAGAAGGAAAAGGAATTCTGTAA
- the pdeM gene encoding ligase-associated DNA damage response endonuclease PdeM produces MISEISINFAGEQLKLNQYRSIFWDKEKSLILSDLHLGKTAHFRKNGIALPNGVIEKDLENLQKVIKHYEPKKIIIVGDLFHAELNSEIEIFRKWFEDFKMIKWLLVKGNHDKFSKKFGMKETEIYETENIIFSHESLDSIPKPQIGGHIHPGISLMAQNRQKLKFPCFLVSENQIILPAFSQFTGLDTNFEKKQNSTFKKYIITAENLIEW; encoded by the coding sequence ATGATTTCTGAAATTTCTATCAATTTTGCTGGAGAACAGTTGAAGCTCAATCAATACCGAAGTATTTTTTGGGACAAAGAAAAATCCTTGATTTTGTCTGATTTACACTTAGGAAAAACCGCACATTTCAGAAAAAATGGCATTGCTTTACCGAATGGTGTGATTGAAAAAGATTTAGAAAATCTCCAAAAAGTAATCAAACATTATGAACCTAAAAAGATAATCATTGTTGGCGATTTGTTTCACGCAGAACTGAATTCTGAAATAGAAATCTTCAGAAAATGGTTTGAGGATTTTAAGATGATAAAGTGGTTGCTCGTGAAAGGAAATCACGATAAATTTTCTAAAAAATTCGGAATGAAAGAAACTGAAATCTATGAAACCGAAAATATTATTTTCTCTCACGAATCTTTAGACTCTATTCCAAAACCACAAATTGGTGGGCACATTCATCCTGGAATTTCATTAATGGCTCAAAATAGACAGAAATTAAAATTTCCTTGCTTTTTAGTCTCGGAAAATCAAATTATTTTGCCTGCATTCTCTCAATTCACTGGATTAGATACTAATTTTGAGAAAAAGCAAAATTCCACTTTTAAAAAATACATTATTACCGCTGAAAATTTAATTGAATGGTAA
- a CDS encoding STAS/SEC14 domain-containing protein: MLGVKTLTKWNRAAIVYDSETVQDFTEIFSKIMIGEFKGFDKKDYDTAVKWTSEQIDL, encoded by the coding sequence ATGTTGGGCGTAAAAACATTAACAAAATGGAATAGAGCAGCCATCGTTTATGATTCTGAAACAGTACAAGATTTTACAGAAATTTTTAGCAAAATTATGATTGGCGAGTTTAAAGGATTTGATAAAAAAGATTACGATACAGCCGTAAAATGGACTTCCGAACAAATTGACCTTTAA
- the yaaA gene encoding peroxide stress protein YaaA, with the protein MKIITSPAKLMNVENSTEFLKSTTPKFIEEATLIHSYLKEKSPQYLSELMEISAKLADENWHRNQVWKPKPTAKESAPALFAFTGEVYRGLDAKTLSKDAVDYLQKNHRILSGLYGLLKPSDKVMLYRLEMGRNFEFEHYKNLYEFWSDKITEQINTELKKNELLLNLASNEYGKVINRKKLNNPVVDFEFYQTQPTGKLKTIVVYTKHARGLVARFCAETNAKTLNDVKAFNYENYLINEELSTDQKLVFVR; encoded by the coding sequence ATGAAAATCATTACTTCTCCAGCAAAACTGATGAATGTAGAAAATTCTACAGAATTTTTGAAATCTACCACTCCAAAATTCATAGAAGAAGCGACTTTAATACATTCTTATCTCAAAGAAAAAAGTCCACAATATTTATCAGAATTAATGGAAATTTCAGCAAAATTAGCAGATGAAAACTGGCACAGAAACCAAGTTTGGAAACCCAAACCAACTGCCAAAGAATCTGCTCCTGCCCTTTTTGCTTTTACAGGAGAAGTTTACAGAGGTCTTGATGCGAAAACGTTAAGCAAAGACGCTGTGGATTATCTTCAAAAAAATCACAGAATACTTTCTGGTTTATATGGATTGCTAAAACCATCAGACAAAGTAATGCTTTACCGTTTAGAAATGGGAAGAAATTTCGAATTTGAGCATTATAAAAATCTATATGAATTTTGGAGTGACAAAATCACAGAACAAATCAATACTGAACTCAAAAAAAATGAATTATTGCTCAATCTAGCAAGCAATGAATACGGGAAAGTCATCAACAGAAAAAAACTCAATAATCCTGTTGTAGATTTTGAATTTTACCAAACTCAACCGACCGGAAAACTAAAAACCATCGTAGTTTACACCAAACATGCGAGAGGTTTAGTCGCTAGATTTTGCGCTGAAACCAACGCCAAAACATTGAATGACGTAAAAGCATTCAACTATGAAAATTATTTGATTAACGAAGAATTATCAACAGACCAAAAATTGGTTTTTGTAAGGTAA
- a CDS encoding ligase-associated DNA damage response DEXH box helicase, producing the protein MKINKTQCYQIIQNWMNEKGQKPFSFQEETWDLYAQNFSGLVVAPTGFGKTFSVFLAVIHNFLNHPEKVRTSRDLSKLQLLWVTPLRSLSKDIAKAMQTAIDEIGLDWTVGVRNGDISASEKQKQTKNMPEILVVTPESLHLLLAQKSKTKFFENLQCVAVDEWHELLSTKRGVMVELALSHLRSISKNLKIWGLTATIGNLEEALDVLVPYETSKKIVLAKEKKKIEILSVLPDELELLPWAGHMGSKMTEKILPIIDQSKTTLIFTNTRNQAENWYQNLLAVNPDLAGQIAIHHSSIDFELRNWIEDNLASGYLKAVVSTSSLDLGVDFKPVDTVIQIGSSKGVARFLQRAGRSGHSPFETSKIYFVPTHSLELIEVAALKEAHKQNQIEKRETVVLAFDVLVQFLVTLAVGEGFREEEIKKQVKETFCFREMTDDEWKWILQFITIGGKSLKSYEEFQKVVIEDGIYKVKSRRIAMLHRMNLGAIVSDVMMKVKFFGGGYIGMIEEFFISRLNKGDAFILAGRVLEIVNIKEQEVQVKLSSKKRGIAASYAGGRLPMTSYLSHFLREKLNDSLSPNPREKELKFLQPLLLDQEGVSHIPKSDEFLVELIENKYGNHLFMYPFEGRLVHEVMSALVAYRISKIFQISFTMAMNDYGFELSSDQPIPLEEKHLQQILSKENLIQDVMASINAAEMAKRKFRDISVISGLVLQNYYGNKKKFKSIQSSSNLIFKVLEDYEPDNLLLRQAYTEVFNNQLEEVRLREAFERISASKIVFKKTTQFTPLSFPIKVDSLRQSLSSEDLLTRIERMKTAGIPKKRNRFSR; encoded by the coding sequence ATGAAAATTAATAAAACCCAATGTTACCAAATCATCCAAAATTGGATGAACGAAAAAGGTCAAAAACCGTTTTCTTTTCAAGAGGAAACTTGGGATTTGTATGCTCAAAATTTCTCAGGATTGGTAGTGGCTCCTACTGGTTTTGGAAAAACATTCTCGGTATTTTTAGCTGTTATCCATAATTTCCTCAATCATCCAGAAAAAGTAAGGACAAGTCGAGACTTGTCCAAATTACAACTGCTTTGGGTAACTCCACTTCGTTCGCTTTCTAAAGACATTGCAAAAGCGATGCAAACTGCCATTGACGAAATCGGATTGGATTGGACAGTTGGAGTAAGAAACGGCGACATTTCTGCATCAGAAAAGCAAAAACAGACCAAAAACATGCCTGAAATTTTGGTGGTAACTCCAGAAAGTTTGCATTTGCTTCTCGCTCAAAAATCTAAAACCAAATTTTTTGAAAATTTACAATGTGTCGCTGTAGATGAATGGCACGAATTGCTCTCAACAAAACGAGGCGTCATGGTAGAATTGGCACTTTCGCATTTACGAAGCATTTCTAAAAATTTGAAAATTTGGGGATTAACTGCTACGATCGGAAATTTAGAAGAAGCTTTAGATGTTTTAGTTCCTTATGAAACTTCAAAAAAAATAGTCCTCGCAAAAGAAAAAAAGAAAATAGAAATCCTTTCCGTTTTGCCAGATGAATTAGAACTTTTGCCTTGGGCTGGACACATGGGAAGCAAAATGACAGAAAAAATTCTTCCGATTATCGACCAAAGCAAGACTACTCTCATTTTTACCAACACCAGAAATCAAGCAGAAAATTGGTATCAAAATTTATTGGCAGTCAATCCAGATTTAGCTGGTCAAATCGCGATTCATCACAGTTCAATAGATTTTGAACTCAGAAATTGGATTGAAGATAATTTAGCTTCGGGTTATTTGAAAGCGGTAGTTTCTACCTCTTCTTTGGATTTGGGCGTAGATTTCAAACCTGTGGATACCGTGATTCAAATCGGTTCTAGTAAAGGAGTTGCAAGATTTTTACAAAGAGCGGGAAGAAGCGGACATTCTCCTTTTGAAACTTCTAAAATTTATTTCGTTCCTACCCATTCTTTGGAATTGATAGAAGTGGCAGCGTTGAAAGAAGCGCATAAACAGAATCAAATCGAGAAAAGAGAAACAGTTGTTTTAGCTTTTGATGTTTTGGTGCAATTTCTCGTGACTTTGGCAGTTGGTGAAGGTTTTAGAGAAGAAGAAATCAAAAAACAAGTCAAAGAAACCTTTTGTTTTCGAGAAATGACAGATGATGAATGGAAATGGATTTTGCAGTTCATCACCATTGGTGGAAAATCACTGAAAAGTTATGAAGAATTCCAAAAAGTAGTCATAGAAGACGGAATTTATAAAGTCAAAAGCAGAAGAATTGCGATGCTTCATCGGATGAATTTGGGCGCGATTGTAAGCGATGTGATGATGAAAGTGAAATTTTTCGGAGGTGGTTACATTGGGATGATTGAAGAGTTTTTTATTTCCCGTTTGAACAAAGGAGATGCTTTTATTTTAGCAGGAAGAGTTTTAGAAATTGTGAATATTAAAGAACAGGAAGTTCAGGTAAAATTAAGCTCAAAAAAACGCGGAATTGCAGCAAGTTACGCAGGTGGAAGATTGCCCATGACTTCCTATTTGTCTCATTTTTTACGAGAAAAATTAAATGATTCACTTTCACCAAATCCTAGAGAAAAAGAACTAAAATTTCTACAACCGTTGCTTCTAGACCAAGAAGGCGTTTCGCACATTCCGAAATCTGATGAATTTTTGGTAGAACTCATCGAAAACAAATACGGAAATCATCTTTTTATGTATCCATTTGAAGGAAGATTGGTTCACGAAGTGATGTCTGCTTTGGTAGCATACAGAATTTCTAAAATTTTCCAGATTTCATTTACCATGGCGATGAATGATTACGGTTTTGAACTGAGTAGCGACCAACCGATTCCTTTAGAAGAAAAGCATTTGCAACAAATATTGAGCAAAGAAAACCTCATTCAAGATGTGATGGCAAGTATCAATGCTGCGGAAATGGCCAAAAGAAAATTTCGAGATATTTCGGTGATTTCTGGCTTGGTTTTACAAAATTATTACGGCAATAAAAAGAAATTTAAAAGCATTCAATCTTCGTCAAACCTTATTTTTAAGGTATTGGAAGATTACGAACCAGATAATTTGCTTTTGAGACAAGCTTACACCGAAGTTTTTAACAACCAGTTAGAAGAAGTACGGTTAAGAGAAGCTTTTGAGAGAATTTCGGCTTCTAAAATTGTATTCAAGAAAACAACCCAATTTACTCCACTGAGTTTCCCCATAAAAGTTGACAGCCTTCGTCAATCGCTTTCTAGTGAAGATTTATTGACTAGAATAGAAAGAATGAAAACCGCTGGAATTCCTAAAAAAAGAAATCGCTTTTCTCGATAA
- a CDS encoding ligase-associated DNA damage response exonuclease, with product MKLIEFRREGIYCKKGDFYIDPWFPVKKAVITHAHADHARWGMQEYLCTHETKPILKSRISEDISVQSLAYDETLEINGVKLSFHPAGHIVGSAQVRLEYKGFVTVISGDYKIQDDGISTPFEVLRCNEFVTESTFGLPIYQWKSVEKINQEIQNWVIENQKMNKTSVFFGYSLGKAQRLMKALEGIANIHVHSPIHRLNEAITSTGLILPKTQLLEIDDKKALENQIIIVPPALLGTNMIKKIPNAATAICSGWMQVRGRRRWKSADAGFAISDHADWNGLLQTVKSTEAEKVYVTHGSTEIFSKYLNEIGISAEVVKTKFGEEEQGDDNIEPGSQEENSNSEF from the coding sequence GTGAAACTGATAGAATTTCGCAGAGAAGGCATTTATTGTAAGAAAGGAGATTTCTACATAGACCCTTGGTTTCCTGTAAAGAAAGCCGTAATAACGCATGCTCACGCAGATCATGCAAGATGGGGAATGCAAGAATATCTTTGTACTCACGAGACTAAACCTATCCTAAAATCTAGAATTTCAGAAGACATTTCGGTTCAAAGCTTAGCTTACGATGAAACACTAGAAATCAACGGTGTAAAATTAAGTTTTCATCCTGCTGGTCATATTGTTGGTTCTGCACAAGTCCGTTTAGAATATAAAGGTTTTGTGACGGTAATTTCAGGAGATTATAAAATTCAAGATGATGGAATTTCTACACCTTTTGAAGTTTTAAGATGCAATGAATTCGTTACTGAATCTACTTTTGGATTGCCAATTTATCAGTGGAAATCGGTAGAAAAAATCAATCAAGAAATTCAAAATTGGGTGATAGAAAACCAAAAAATGAACAAAACATCTGTGTTTTTTGGATATTCTCTAGGCAAAGCACAACGTTTAATGAAAGCTTTAGAAGGAATCGCAAACATTCATGTACATTCCCCGATTCATCGATTGAATGAGGCTATTACTTCTACTGGATTGATTTTACCAAAAACTCAACTTTTAGAAATTGATGATAAAAAAGCACTAGAAAATCAAATCATCATCGTTCCACCAGCTTTATTGGGAACGAATATGATTAAAAAAATTCCAAATGCTGCCACCGCAATTTGTTCTGGTTGGATGCAAGTGAGAGGAAGAAGACGCTGGAAATCTGCAGATGCAGGTTTTGCCATTTCGGACCACGCAGATTGGAACGGATTATTACAAACGGTAAAATCTACAGAAGCCGAAAAAGTATACGTAACGCATGGTTCTACTGAGATCTTCTCAAAATATTTAAATGAAATCGGAATTTCTGCCGAAGTGGTGAAAACCAAATTTGGCGAAGAAGAACAAGGAGACGATAATATAGAACCTGGAAGTCAAGAAGAAAATTCTAATTCAGAATTCTAA
- a CDS encoding ferritin-like domain-containing protein, translating into MATLTKTKKTTTKTSTPKTTAVKTVKAEKVPAKKDAAKDLADLFEDGLKDLYWAEKNLLKNMPKMHKNASSPELKKSLEDHMKETENQIKRIEDCFKELGKKPQAAVCDAMKGLLEEGKGIMEETEMGAVRDAGIIAAAQKMEHYEIASYGTLAAFAKVLGYKQSLKLLLATLEEEKKCDEHLTQIADTNLNTKAK; encoded by the coding sequence ATGGCAACTCTTACAAAAACAAAAAAGACGACAACTAAAACTTCAACTCCTAAAACTACTGCAGTAAAAACAGTAAAAGCAGAAAAAGTTCCTGCTAAAAAAGACGCTGCAAAAGATTTAGCAGATTTATTTGAAGATGGACTAAAAGACTTGTATTGGGCAGAAAAAAACCTCCTAAAAAACATGCCGAAAATGCATAAAAATGCAAGTTCTCCAGAACTCAAAAAGTCTTTAGAAGACCACATGAAAGAAACAGAAAATCAAATTAAAAGAATTGAAGACTGTTTCAAAGAATTAGGAAAAAAACCACAAGCTGCTGTTTGCGATGCCATGAAAGGCTTATTAGAAGAAGGAAAAGGCATAATGGAAGAAACAGAAATGGGTGCAGTACGAGATGCAGGAATCATTGCAGCTGCTCAAAAAATGGAACATTACGAAATTGCTTCTTATGGTACACTCGCAGCTTTTGCAAAAGTATTAGGATACAAACAAAGTTTAAAATTATTATTAGCCACTTTAGAAGAAGAGAAAAAATGTGACGAACATTTAACTCAAATTGCAGACACCAATCTGAATACTAAAGCAAAATAA
- a CDS encoding pyridoxamine 5'-phosphate oxidase family protein, with the protein MSTQNLFQKEAIEKLIELSEKARTCMFVTELDQLPSNSRPMSLQECDDEGNLWFISSKESNKNMEIERDSRVQLYFMNNSDSEYLSVYGKAFIYDDRSTIEEKWSAFANAWFDGKDDPNVSILRIAPEDVYYWDTKVGKLVSLLSFAAAIVTGNKTDNSDGVEGQISI; encoded by the coding sequence ATGTCAACCCAAAATTTATTTCAAAAAGAAGCTATAGAAAAGCTTATAGAGCTTTCAGAAAAAGCGAGAACGTGTATGTTTGTGACCGAATTAGACCAATTACCATCCAATTCTAGACCTATGAGTCTGCAAGAATGCGATGATGAAGGAAATCTTTGGTTTATTTCGAGCAAAGAAAGCAATAAAAATATGGAAATCGAAAGAGATTCTAGAGTGCAACTTTATTTTATGAATAATAGCGACAGCGAATATCTTTCTGTGTATGGCAAAGCGTTTATCTATGATGATAGATCTACAATAGAAGAAAAATGGAGTGCTTTTGCCAATGCTTGGTTTGATGGAAAAGATGACCCAAATGTTTCTATTCTTAGAATTGCTCCAGAAGATGTCTATTATTGGGATACGAAAGTTGGTAAACTCGTTTCTTTATTGTCATTTGCTGCTGCGATTGTTACTGGTAATAAAACCGATAACAGTGATGGAGTAGAAGGACAAATTTCAATCTAG
- a CDS encoding CotH kinase family protein: protein MKKFFLFSILLLLVTCRNQEENNPVTPDPPLFQQAYQPPYFQTNSQKFIYDIDALPEITVEVSLAEWNKFLNYYDQNPNNEEYVAGKFTWVKNGTTEILDNIGLRLKGNTSRRRPEGNPGETHNATNPDWHHASFTVSFKKYNKTQLFHNSEKVVLKWFKDDAMYAREVYSYDLFEKFGVWTAPQSSYCKLTIKVTGDNKAAYFGVYQLQEPVDDVYLANRSTFFSTTGNLWKANWGASFKDASTSNMGIEDVTLTYTNTPTYDYKGSKSNLETAKTQLADFITNVNSKNGDDFKTYISQKMDVNLFLKTYAVNVMVGMWDDYWNNSNNFYFYFDAAGKFYFIPYDYDNTLGTSLLMTDSGIQNPLTWGKSDQNPLVSKVLSIPEYKTQYVKYLNDLIDKKYDLFYIDYSQQRIQKWQNMIAAHVSNDTGEDMTITDVPASWGNCGFYRLRGNSSTDNYFVRKAASIPKN, encoded by the coding sequence ATGAAAAAGTTTTTTCTGTTCAGTATTCTTTTACTTTTAGTAACTTGTAGAAATCAAGAAGAAAACAATCCTGTCACTCCAGATCCTCCGTTGTTTCAACAAGCATATCAACCGCCTTATTTTCAAACAAATTCTCAAAAATTTATTTATGATATTGATGCATTGCCAGAAATTACGGTAGAAGTTTCTCTTGCAGAATGGAATAAATTTTTGAATTATTACGACCAAAATCCCAATAATGAAGAATATGTAGCTGGAAAATTCACTTGGGTGAAAAACGGAACTACAGAAATTTTAGATAATATAGGATTAAGATTGAAAGGAAATACCAGCAGAAGAAGACCGGAAGGAAATCCCGGAGAAACACATAATGCGACCAATCCAGATTGGCATCATGCAAGTTTTACTGTGAGTTTCAAGAAATATAATAAAACTCAACTCTTTCATAATTCAGAAAAAGTAGTGTTGAAATGGTTTAAAGATGATGCCATGTATGCCAGAGAAGTCTATTCTTATGATTTATTTGAGAAATTTGGAGTTTGGACTGCGCCACAATCCAGTTATTGTAAACTTACCATTAAAGTGACTGGAGATAACAAAGCCGCTTATTTTGGAGTTTATCAGTTGCAAGAACCTGTTGACGATGTTTATTTAGCCAATAGAAGTACGTTTTTTTCTACGACTGGAAATTTATGGAAAGCAAATTGGGGAGCGAGTTTTAAAGATGCTTCCACTTCGAATATGGGAATAGAAGATGTGACTTTAACTTATACCAATACGCCAACTTACGATTACAAAGGCAGTAAATCTAATTTGGAGACAGCCAAAACACAATTAGCAGATTTCATCACGAATGTCAATTCCAAAAATGGAGATGATTTTAAAACTTATATTTCACAAAAAATGGATGTCAATCTGTTTTTGAAAACTTACGCCGTAAATGTAATGGTAGGAATGTGGGACGATTATTGGAATAATTCTAATAATTTTTATTTCTATTTTGATGCGGCAGGAAAATTTTATTTCATTCCTTATGATTATGACAATACTTTGGGAACATCTCTTCTGATGACAGATTCTGGTATTCAGAATCCTTTGACTTGGGGAAAAAGTGACCAAAATCCTTTGGTTTCAAAAGTTTTATCTATTCCTGAATACAAAACTCAATATGTAAAATACCTCAATGATTTGATTGATAAAAAATACGATTTATTTTATATTGATTACAGTCAACAAAGAATTCAGAAGTGGCAAAATATGATTGCAGCGCACGTTTCTAATGATACTGGCGAAGATATGACCATTACAGATGTTCCTGCATCTTGGGGAAATTGTGGTTTCTACAGATTAAGAGGCAATAGTTCTACCGATAATTACTTCGTGAGAAAGGCTGCAAGTATACCTAAAAATTAA
- a CDS encoding BlaI/MecI/CopY family transcriptional regulator, producing the protein MTAKTLTKAEEQVMQYLWELEKGFLKDILELFPEPKPHTNTVSTILKILMEKEFVGHNVHGRQHEYFPLISKETYSGKSIKSLVKNYFEGSYRNAVSFLVEKNEMSVEDLEMLLKELKK; encoded by the coding sequence ATGACAGCAAAAACACTTACAAAAGCAGAAGAACAAGTAATGCAATATCTTTGGGAGCTAGAAAAAGGTTTCTTAAAAGATATATTAGAGCTTTTTCCAGAACCGAAACCTCATACCAATACTGTTTCTACCATTTTAAAAATTTTGATGGAAAAAGAGTTTGTAGGGCATAATGTTCACGGAAGACAACACGAATATTTCCCGCTTATTTCTAAAGAAACCTACAGCGGAAAATCCATAAAAAGTTTGGTGAAGAACTATTTTGAAGGTTCTTACAGAAACGCTGTTTCATTTTTGGTAGAAAAAAATGAGATGAGTGTAGAAGATTTAGAGATGCTTCTAAAAGAACTGAAAAAGTAG
- a CDS encoding ATP-dependent DNA ligase encodes MKQFSQLFSTLETSNKTNDKISALVHYFSTATEEDKLWLIALFTGKRPKRPVKTNFLKLWAMEISEIPEWLFLESYASVGDLGETIALLLPPSENSIDQSLSVWMKEIIALHDKTDEEKKEFVTNAWKNLDTQERLIFNKLIGGSFRIGVSHKLLVNALSKYSGIDENALMHAIIGKWKVKETQFSELINGENINTDASKLYPFCLAYPLENELEKLGEAKDWQIEYKWDGIRGQIIKRNEEIFIWSRGEELVTEQFPELVENIKKISGNFVLDGEILAIKEGQVLNFNDLQKRLNRKNVSKKMMEEIPVGLYVYDLLELDFEDLRNEKLEIRRQKLENLIQNAENFKSQISNLRLSEIIDFNNWEELHEFREKSREINSEGLMLKSKNSIYHEGRKKGDWWKWKVAPLTIDAVLIYAQKGSGRRSAYYTDYTFAIKDGEKLVTIAKAYSGLTDKEIMEINKFIRNNSLEKFGPVRTVKPELVFEIAFEGIGYSSRHKSGVAVRFPRILRWRKDKTVEEIDTIETVKSLIM; translated from the coding sequence ATGAAGCAATTTTCACAATTATTTTCTACGTTAGAAACATCTAATAAGACCAACGACAAAATTTCGGCGTTGGTCCATTACTTTTCTACCGCAACAGAAGAAGACAAATTGTGGCTGATTGCACTTTTCACAGGAAAACGACCAAAAAGACCTGTAAAAACCAATTTTCTAAAACTTTGGGCAATGGAAATTTCTGAAATTCCAGAATGGCTATTTTTAGAAAGTTACGCTTCTGTAGGCGATTTAGGAGAAACCATCGCACTTTTATTGCCACCTTCTGAAAATTCTATTGATCAATCACTTTCCGTTTGGATGAAAGAAATCATCGCGTTACATGATAAAACCGATGAAGAAAAAAAAGAATTCGTCACAAATGCCTGGAAAAACCTTGATACTCAAGAACGATTAATTTTCAACAAATTAATTGGCGGAAGTTTCAGAATTGGCGTTTCTCATAAATTGTTGGTGAACGCACTTTCCAAATATTCAGGAATTGATGAAAACGCTTTAATGCATGCCATTATCGGAAAATGGAAAGTAAAAGAAACTCAATTTTCCGAATTGATTAATGGCGAAAACATCAATACAGACGCATCAAAACTCTACCCTTTTTGCTTGGCATATCCATTAGAAAACGAACTAGAAAAGTTAGGAGAAGCAAAAGATTGGCAAATAGAATACAAATGGGATGGAATTCGTGGACAAATCATCAAAAGAAATGAAGAAATTTTCATCTGGAGTCGTGGCGAAGAATTGGTAACAGAACAATTTCCTGAACTCGTAGAAAACATCAAAAAAATTTCTGGAAACTTCGTTTTAGATGGAGAAATTTTAGCCATTAAAGAAGGTCAAGTTCTCAATTTTAATGACTTACAAAAACGTCTGAATCGAAAAAATGTTTCTAAAAAAATGATGGAAGAAATTCCCGTTGGTTTGTACGTTTATGATTTATTAGAACTTGATTTTGAAGATTTACGGAATGAAAAGTTAGAAATTAGAAGACAGAAATTAGAAAATCTCATTCAAAATGCTGAAAATTTCAAATCTCAAATTTCAAATCTCAGATTGTCAGAAATTATCGATTTTAATAATTGGGAAGAACTTCATGAATTTCGTGAAAAATCTAGAGAAATCAACTCAGAAGGATTAATGCTGAAAAGTAAAAATTCCATTTATCATGAGGGAAGAAAAAAAGGCGATTGGTGGAAATGGAAAGTTGCTCCACTCACGATTGATGCGGTTCTCATTTATGCACAAAAAGGCTCTGGAAGAAGGAGCGCTTATTACACAGACTATACTTTTGCTATAAAAGACGGCGAAAAACTCGTTACTATTGCCAAAGCATATTCTGGTTTAACGGATAAAGAAATTATGGAAATCAATAAATTTATCCGCAATAATTCTTTAGAAAAATTCGGACCAGTGAGAACCGTGAAACCCGAATTGGTTTTCGAAATTGCTTTTGAAGGAATTGGTTATAGCAGTCGACATAAATCTGGTGTTGCAGTGCGTTTTCCAAGAATTTTAAGATGGCGAAAAGACAAAACCGTAGAAGAAATAGACACTATAGAAACCGTAAAAAGTTTAATTATGTAG